CCTTAATTTTCATATGAATTCCTCCAGTCTTATTCTCCTAATTGTGACTCTAAATTTGCTATTTCTGCTTTTAGTATATCAATTTCATTTATATAAGCCTGAACCTGGTCGTCAACTGTTTTATTTTCTTTTAATGCTGTATAAACAAGCTCTCCAAGTAGTTTATACTTTTCGTCAACATTGGATTTAACCTTTGCAATATCCATTTTTGTTTTTGTAGTGTTTGCAACTTCCGATGTTTTTTCCCCAACTTTGTTAAGCGTCTGAGCCATTTTATCCATAAAACTCATAAAATTCCCTCCCTATATTATTTTGTATAATAATACCCAAAAATTGGTTAAACTATCAGGTTGTACTAATACTACAAAGTAAAATTTCTGCTACTTCTTCACAGTTAATTTCAATATCTAGGCTTGCATTTGGTTTATTTGCATTTACAAGTAACAAATCCATTTTTGATAAAATTATATCTTTATCTTCTAGCTTAATATTTAAATCATGAAATGGAGATATTAATATTTCAAATCTATTTTCAAATGCAACTTCTAGGGTATCCTTAAATAAAGTGATGGTAGACACTTTGTCAATTTTTGCTGATTCAAGATTCCCTGAAGCTTTTTCACTTAACATAAGATTAAAATCCTTAGCTTTTCCATAGCTTGTAGTAGGAATCCCCCCAGAAAAATTATAAACCTCAAATGGCTGCAAATCTATAAAATCTTTATTATTATGTGTAAGCCTTAGAAGGTTATCTAATGGAGTTATATACCTATTAATCCCCTTAAGCTCTGTGAATTCGGATTTATCTAAATCCACAGTAGCTGAGCTAATTCTAAATGCAAAATTTCTCACAGCATAGCTAGAATGCTCGGGAAAAATCAACATTTGCGTAGTAGTTCCTCCTGACCAATAGGATGTCTGATATTCTTCTTTATGAATTATTTTTAGGTTGTAGTTCATTATTGCTTCTCCTCACGAGTGTTATGAATTTCAAATATAACATTCTTATTTTCTTTTGATGCATCTTCAAACAAATCTATAAGAGCATATCCATAGTCTTCTAAATTAGCTATCAGGCTTTCCTTATTAAGGAGCCTAATTTCAATCTTTGAACTGTAGCTCATAAGAACATCCCAAAGAGCATCTAAATTATTTCCGTAGTATTCGTTGTTATCCAATTGATGCTTTATATAAAGATGTACATAGTCCTTATTTTTCATATCCTTCCCATCTAAAACTACTTTTATCATAATCACTCCTCTTTGTAAAGCAATTCAAAGCTATCATAATGATCCTTTGTGTAATATATTAATCCATCATTTGAATATACTAATCTTTCTGGCCCTCTAAATCCTCCTTCATAATTTATATCACATTCGAAGTACTCCCTGCCTGATTTTTTAGGTAGCTTGCCTTCTCTATTTCCAAATCTATCTCCTCCAATGCTCATTTTATCTGTCACTTCCCATAGATTTCCTTCACTAGCTTCCCATCCCATACTCCCTGCATCTTTTTTAGTTATATAATTTCTTGGCAGCTTATTGTAAGTATGAATAAATAATGCAACCTCAGCTTTACTTGTGTAATACCCTTTTTCATCTATCTCGGCATTAGATAAATTTGAAGTTCCTGATGCTTTATTTAGGTGATTTTCTAAATCTTTTAAGCTTTCTTCACTTTCGTTTATTTGCGTGATATCTGAATCATTATATTCTTCTGTTTGCAATGGGCTACAAGCTACAAAGGAAAAAATGTATACAATCATCATAACTATGGAAAATACTTTTTTTATATTAAAATTCACATCTAAACCTCCTAAAATTAGCAATTTCTATAGCAATATTATATAATACTTCTAGTAATTATTTGCAATTTTTCTATAATATTTCAAAAACAAGGAAAATGTTTTCATAAATATGAAAAAAAACGTTATAATGTATTTAGTGTGTTAAACTTTTAGATTTATACCACAGGAGGAGACAATATGCAAAAGATACTTCAAGAGGCTATTGACAATAACAGACATTGGACTGCCCATGGCGCTGTCGCTTCATACATACCTGAGCTTGCTAAAGAGAATCCAGATGCTTTAGGTGTCTGTATTTACAATATTGATAATACAACGCTATGTGCTGGAGATTCTCATACTAAATTCACTATCCAAAGTGTTTCTAAAGTAGTGACCTTAATTTGTGCTCTCATGGATAAAGGAAAAGAAACTGTTTTTTCTAGTGTTGGAATGGAGCCTTCAGCAGACCCGTTTAACTCTATGGTAAAATTAGAAACTAGAGAATCTCATAAACCACTTAATCCTTTTATAAATGCTGGTGCTATAGTATGTACCTCGATGGTCCAGGGGGACAACGGCATTGAGAAATTTAATAGAATCCACAACATGATTAAAATTATGGCAGACAACCCAGCTATAGATATAAATCAATCCGTCTATCGGTCAGAAAAGCTAACAGGAAATACCAATAGAGCCATCGCCTATTACTTAAAAGGCGCTGGGCTGATTGAAAAAGATGTCGAGGATGTCCTGGATACATATTTTAAGCTTTGTTCTATTGAAATAACTGCCCTAGACGTTGCAAAAATGGCTAGTGTGATAGCAAATAATGGCATAACTCCGTGGTCAAATGAAAGATTAATGAGCATAGAAATATGCAGAATAGTAAAAGCCATAATGACTACCTGTGGACTTTACGATTCTTCAGGACAATTTTCTGTTGATGTTGGACTTCCTTCAAAAAGTGGTGTAGGTGGATGCATAATGGCCGTGGCCCCTCAAAACATGGGCATAGCTGTTATAGGTCCAGCCCTAGATTCTCATGGAAACAGCATGGCAGGAAAAAAAGTTTTAGAATATCTTGCCAATGAACTAAATCTAAGTATTTTTTAAAAAAATAAAACAGATATTTAACTCCGTATATATAACTGGAGCTAGATATCTGTTTTTGTCTTTAAGCTAGACACTTCTGCTTGATTTAAAAATCTCCACTTCCCATATGATAATCCATCTAGAGTAATATTTAATATTCTCACACGCTTTAGTTTTCTAACCTTATAGCCAAAATGCTGACACATACGCCTTATTTGTCTATTTAAGCCCTGTGATAAAACTATTTTAAAACTTTTTTCACTTATCTTATGAATTTTACATGGTTTAGTAGTTGTATAAGTGTTTTTTACAGGATTATATATTCTTACTCCTTGGCTCATTTGTTTTAAAGTCTTGCTATCTAAAGGCTTATCTACTGTTACTATATATTCTTTTTCATGATGATTTTCTTCTCTTAAAATACGATTAACTATATCTCCATCATTAGTTAAAAGAATAAGTCCCTCAGAATCCTTATCAAGTCTTCCTATTGGAAAAATTCTCTCTTTATAATTCACATAGTC
This is a stretch of genomic DNA from Acetoanaerobium sticklandii. It encodes these proteins:
- a CDS encoding HutD family protein yields the protein MNYNLKIIHKEEYQTSYWSGGTTTQMLIFPEHSSYAVRNFAFRISSATVDLDKSEFTELKGINRYITPLDNLLRLTHNNKDFIDLQPFEVYNFSGGIPTTSYGKAKDFNLMLSEKASGNLESAKIDKVSTITLFKDTLEVAFENRFEILISPFHDLNIKLEDKDIILSKMDLLLVNANKPNASLDIEINCEEVAEILLCSISTT
- a CDS encoding barstar family protein translates to MIKVVLDGKDMKNKDYVHLYIKHQLDNNEYYGNNLDALWDVLMSYSSKIEIRLLNKESLIANLEDYGYALIDLFEDASKENKNVIFEIHNTREEKQ
- a CDS encoding ribonuclease domain-containing protein, with the translated sequence MNFNIKKVFSIVMMIVYIFSFVACSPLQTEEYNDSDITQINESEESLKDLENHLNKASGTSNLSNAEIDEKGYYTSKAEVALFIHTYNKLPRNYITKKDAGSMGWEASEGNLWEVTDKMSIGGDRFGNREGKLPKKSGREYFECDINYEGGFRGPERLVYSNDGLIYYTKDHYDSFELLYKEE
- the glsA gene encoding glutaminase A, coding for MQKILQEAIDNNRHWTAHGAVASYIPELAKENPDALGVCIYNIDNTTLCAGDSHTKFTIQSVSKVVTLICALMDKGKETVFSSVGMEPSADPFNSMVKLETRESHKPLNPFINAGAIVCTSMVQGDNGIEKFNRIHNMIKIMADNPAIDINQSVYRSEKLTGNTNRAIAYYLKGAGLIEKDVEDVLDTYFKLCSIEITALDVAKMASVIANNGITPWSNERLMSIEICRIVKAIMTTCGLYDSSGQFSVDVGLPSKSGVGGCIMAVAPQNMGIAVIGPALDSHGNSMAGKKVLEYLANELNLSIF
- a CDS encoding pseudouridine synthase, with translation MRLNNYISSSGLCSRRKADELIKNNKVKVNSKIADLGYQVSEGDIVEVDGTIIKPKEDKVYIALYKPVGITCTTEEHIEGNIVDYVNYKERIFPIGRLDKDSEGLILLTNDGDIVNRILREENHHEKEYIVTVDKPLDSKTLKQMSQGVRIYNPVKNTYTTTKPCKIHKISEKSFKIVLSQGLNRQIRRMCQHFGYKVRKLKRVRILNITLDGLSYGKWRFLNQAEVSSLKTKTDI